The following proteins are encoded in a genomic region of Burkholderia cepacia:
- a CDS encoding NAD(P)/FAD-dependent oxidoreductase has product MEMEVNEAKQTAPMQAHALRGAPVALGVEAALANTKLFPYWLDNPAAPATEPELVGDVSADLLIVGGGFTGLWSAVQAKEQMPHLNVVLIEAGKVAHGASGRAGGIISTSVMHGLPNAVRVFPNDIAQLETFGHHNLDGFEETLKRYDIDADIEWNGEMTVAVDPEHIAHLKGDYDLHREYGHNVVLLNREETLEQLNSPMFAGALWSRNRSGIVHPAKLAWGLKRAALSLGVKLYEHTPLTTVIDEGSTVLVTTPKGSVRAPRVVFGSGTAKVGIPDINRRVMQVRDHVLATEPLTDEQLARIGWKNRQGVYDTRTQLNYFRLTKNNNIIFGGLVSYHFDGDPEPHQDGQRETYYRLAEAFYRTFPQLCDVRFSHAWGGPIDYCSRGSVFAKRYLGDKAVFVAGYTGFGVAASRFGAFMGLNILFDRDSPERKLDIANQSPSYIPPEPMRWVAAKITFHAFDGADAEGGWKRAWISGLKAMGFPM; this is encoded by the coding sequence ATGGAAATGGAAGTCAACGAAGCAAAACAGACCGCGCCGATGCAGGCGCACGCGCTGCGTGGCGCGCCGGTCGCGCTGGGCGTCGAGGCGGCGCTCGCGAATACGAAGCTGTTCCCGTACTGGCTCGACAACCCGGCCGCGCCGGCCACCGAGCCGGAACTCGTCGGCGACGTGAGCGCCGACCTGCTGATCGTCGGCGGCGGCTTCACGGGGCTGTGGTCCGCCGTGCAGGCGAAGGAACAGATGCCGCACCTGAACGTGGTGCTGATCGAGGCTGGCAAGGTTGCGCACGGCGCATCGGGCCGCGCGGGCGGGATCATCTCGACGTCGGTGATGCACGGGCTGCCGAACGCGGTGCGCGTGTTCCCGAACGACATCGCGCAGCTCGAGACGTTCGGCCATCACAACCTCGACGGCTTCGAGGAAACGCTGAAGCGCTACGACATCGACGCCGACATCGAGTGGAACGGCGAGATGACGGTCGCGGTCGATCCCGAGCACATCGCGCACCTGAAGGGCGATTACGACCTGCATCGCGAATACGGCCACAACGTCGTGCTGCTGAACCGCGAGGAAACGCTCGAACAACTGAATTCGCCGATGTTCGCCGGCGCGCTGTGGTCGCGCAACCGCAGCGGCATCGTGCATCCGGCCAAGCTCGCGTGGGGGCTGAAGCGCGCGGCGCTGTCGCTCGGCGTGAAGCTGTACGAACACACGCCGCTCACAACCGTGATCGACGAAGGCAGCACCGTGCTCGTGACGACGCCGAAGGGCAGCGTGCGTGCTCCGCGCGTCGTGTTCGGCAGTGGCACCGCGAAAGTCGGGATTCCCGATATCAACCGCCGCGTGATGCAGGTGCGCGACCACGTGCTCGCGACCGAGCCGCTGACCGACGAGCAACTCGCGCGGATCGGCTGGAAGAATCGCCAGGGCGTGTACGACACGCGCACGCAGCTCAACTATTTCCGGCTGACGAAGAACAACAACATCATCTTCGGCGGCCTTGTCAGCTATCACTTCGACGGCGATCCGGAGCCGCATCAGGACGGCCAGCGCGAAACCTACTACCGGCTCGCGGAAGCGTTCTACCGCACCTTCCCGCAACTGTGCGACGTGCGCTTCTCGCATGCGTGGGGCGGCCCGATCGACTATTGCTCGCGCGGTTCGGTATTCGCGAAGCGCTATCTCGGCGACAAGGCCGTGTTCGTCGCCGGCTATACGGGCTTCGGCGTCGCGGCGAGCCGGTTCGGCGCGTTCATGGGGCTGAACATCCTGTTCGACCGCGACAGCCCCGAGCGTAAGCTCGACATCGCGAACCAGAGCCCGAGCTACATCCCGCCGGAGCCGATGCGCTGGGTCGCCGCGAAAATCACGTTCCACGCATTCGATGGCGCAGATGCCGAAGGCGGCTGGAAGCGCGCGTGGATCAGCGGCCTCAAGGCGATGGGCTTCCCGATGTAA
- a CDS encoding cupin domain-containing protein — protein MTKLIKDILPLGAGIGEFTKLDFGMDESDWRAAEGKSGNYIIGWWEGKVGSVEFPETAADEAVWLVEGRIALTDVEGNRKEFTPGQGYLLPAGFAGRWETIEDAKKFYVLLEKS, from the coding sequence ATGACCAAACTGATCAAGGACATCCTGCCACTCGGCGCAGGTATCGGCGAATTCACGAAGCTCGACTTCGGAATGGACGAAAGCGACTGGCGCGCGGCGGAAGGCAAGAGCGGCAACTACATCATCGGCTGGTGGGAAGGCAAGGTCGGCTCGGTGGAGTTTCCGGAAACGGCCGCCGATGAAGCGGTGTGGCTTGTCGAGGGCCGGATCGCACTGACGGACGTCGAAGGCAACCGCAAGGAATTCACGCCGGGCCAGGGTTACCTGCTGCCGGCCGGCTTCGCGGGCCGCTGGGAGACGATCGAGGACGCGAAGAAGTTCTACGTGCTGCTCGAGAAGTCGTGA
- a CDS encoding helix-turn-helix transcriptional regulator, whose product MLLNVNPFHRDNDRFNVSFKALGELIETVGTPHFVPRLTQLLNDVVPLDVAHVERSRVDGSMPTGYRCEWIGSSGIGTESNEISDVMTLYYERFLDSDPLFAGLRGKTGTMLVVRDIAAIPPGEFRQRIFDDVQIGHECVLARGTRYSQHSIALERGRDRPPFTLAEMNRFRSISDVLFPLLELHASTTAVRRVAHPTPEVHPLAQFDARIAADGVKLSKREYETCKHLISGKTVPETAEILGVRVASAESYVKRAFAKLGVRTKRELAAWGSATTAFPSAGSHDGATPPAIPG is encoded by the coding sequence ATGCTGCTCAACGTGAACCCCTTCCACCGCGACAACGACCGCTTCAACGTGTCGTTCAAGGCGCTGGGCGAGCTGATCGAGACGGTCGGCACGCCGCACTTCGTGCCGCGCCTCACGCAACTGCTGAACGACGTCGTGCCGCTCGACGTCGCGCACGTCGAACGCTCGCGCGTCGACGGGTCGATGCCCACCGGCTACCGATGCGAATGGATCGGCAGCAGCGGCATCGGCACCGAATCCAACGAAATCTCCGACGTGATGACGCTCTACTACGAGCGCTTTCTCGACAGCGACCCGCTGTTCGCGGGGCTGCGCGGCAAGACGGGCACGATGCTCGTCGTGCGCGACATCGCGGCGATCCCGCCCGGCGAATTCCGCCAGCGGATATTCGACGACGTGCAGATCGGGCACGAATGCGTGCTCGCGCGCGGCACGCGCTATTCGCAGCACTCGATCGCGCTGGAGCGCGGCCGCGACCGGCCGCCGTTCACGCTCGCCGAGATGAACCGCTTCCGCAGCATCAGCGACGTGCTGTTCCCGCTGCTCGAACTGCATGCATCGACCACGGCTGTGCGGCGCGTCGCGCACCCGACACCGGAAGTCCATCCGCTCGCGCAGTTCGATGCGCGCATCGCGGCCGACGGCGTGAAGCTGTCGAAACGCGAATACGAAACCTGCAAGCACCTGATCTCCGGCAAGACCGTGCCCGAAACCGCCGAGATTCTCGGCGTGCGCGTCGCGTCGGCCGAGTCGTACGTGAAGCGCGCGTTCGCGAAGCTCGGCGTGCGGACCAAACGCGAACTCGCCGCGTGGGGTTCGGCAACCACCGCATTCCCTTCCGCCGGATCGCACGACGGCGCCACGCCGCCAGCCATCCCGGGTTGA
- the speB gene encoding agmatinase, which translates to MPRELNQPMGGNEMPRFGGIATMMRLPQAATTDGLDVCFVGVPLDLGTSNRSGSRFGPRQIRTESVLLRPYNMATRAAPFDSLQVADIGDVATNPYDLKDSVRRIEEAYDEIVANGCRPITLGGDHTIAWPILRALHKKYGKVAVVHIDAHADVNDTMFGEKIAHGTPFRRAVEDGLLQCDKVTQIGLRGTGYHADDFDWCRQQGFTVVQAEECWNKSLVPLMAQVRERVGDTPVYLSFDIDGLDPSFAPGTGTPEIGGLTVQQGLEIIRGMKGLNIVGADLVEVSPPYDPAGTTALTGANLAFEMLCVMPGVAYR; encoded by the coding sequence ATGCCCCGCGAACTGAATCAACCGATGGGCGGCAACGAAATGCCGCGCTTTGGCGGCATCGCCACGATGATGCGGCTGCCGCAGGCCGCGACGACCGACGGCCTCGACGTGTGCTTCGTCGGCGTGCCGCTCGACCTCGGCACGTCGAACCGCTCGGGCTCACGCTTCGGCCCGCGCCAGATCCGCACCGAATCCGTGCTGCTGCGCCCGTACAACATGGCCACGCGCGCCGCGCCCTTCGATTCGCTGCAGGTGGCCGACATCGGCGACGTCGCGACCAACCCGTACGACCTGAAGGACTCGGTGCGCCGCATCGAAGAGGCTTATGACGAGATCGTCGCGAACGGCTGCCGGCCGATCACGCTCGGCGGCGATCACACGATCGCGTGGCCGATCCTGCGCGCGCTGCATAAAAAGTACGGCAAGGTCGCCGTCGTCCACATCGACGCGCATGCGGACGTGAACGACACGATGTTCGGCGAGAAGATCGCGCACGGCACGCCGTTCCGCCGCGCGGTGGAAGACGGGCTGCTGCAATGCGACAAGGTCACGCAGATCGGCCTGCGCGGCACCGGCTACCACGCGGACGATTTCGACTGGTGCCGCCAGCAGGGCTTCACCGTCGTGCAGGCGGAGGAATGCTGGAACAAGTCGCTCGTGCCGCTGATGGCGCAGGTGCGCGAACGCGTCGGCGACACGCCGGTCTACCTGAGCTTCGACATCGACGGCCTCGACCCGTCGTTCGCGCCCGGCACCGGTACGCCGGAAATCGGCGGCCTCACCGTGCAGCAGGGCCTGGAAATCATCCGCGGGATGAAGGGCCTGAACATCGTCGGTGCGGACCTCGTCGAAGTGTCGCCGCCGTACGATCCGGCCGGCACCACCGCGCTCACGGGCGCGAACCTCGCGTTCGAGATGCTCTGCGTGATGCCGGGCGTCGCCTACCGCTAA
- a CDS encoding aldehyde dehydrogenase family protein: MSTAALSPSAATFVLPAAHIAGQPVHTHSDTAGAPVFDASTGNAIGWQEFATAAHVDAAVRAARDAFAGWRDTPPAERGRVLAKIAERVEASRDRLAALQMQVSGKPPFEAEADVGDVAATFAYYAKLCEDPALFAAEPVALPSDAVTAERFYDAVGVAALVMPWNFPMVTTAWKLAPALAAGCAVVLKPSELTSPTEHALLEIVEQAGVPAGVVNVVNGGAEVGAALTAHPLIDKISFTGSTAAGRKVMQAAAVDMKRVTLELGGKSSLIVRDDADLDVAVSLAVAGAFTNAGQMCSATARILVHDSVYRSFMAAFETAVRALVVAPPAAEQVAMGPLISAAQRTRVEAMLQQGIDAGARVAFSGRVTDACGAGFFMAPVVIAEPAADNPLWTDEVFGPVACVKSFRTDDEAIALANDTRYGLVATVVTRDAGIAKQFQQHVRAGLVWINAPQLIYPHVCWGGFGLSGIGRELGVTGLRSYQELRHAMRAID; this comes from the coding sequence ATGTCTACCGCCGCGCTTTCCCCTTCCGCCGCGACGTTCGTGCTGCCCGCCGCGCACATCGCCGGCCAGCCCGTGCATACGCATTCCGACACGGCTGGCGCACCGGTCTTCGACGCGTCGACCGGCAACGCGATCGGCTGGCAGGAATTCGCGACGGCCGCGCACGTCGACGCCGCGGTGCGTGCCGCGCGCGACGCATTCGCCGGCTGGCGCGACACGCCGCCGGCCGAACGCGGCCGCGTGCTCGCGAAGATCGCCGAGCGCGTCGAAGCATCGCGCGATCGCCTTGCGGCGCTGCAAATGCAAGTGAGCGGCAAGCCGCCGTTCGAGGCCGAGGCCGACGTCGGCGACGTCGCCGCCACGTTTGCCTACTACGCGAAGCTGTGCGAAGACCCGGCGCTGTTCGCGGCCGAACCGGTCGCGCTGCCGAGCGACGCCGTCACGGCCGAACGCTTTTACGACGCGGTCGGCGTCGCGGCGCTCGTCATGCCGTGGAACTTCCCGATGGTCACGACCGCGTGGAAGCTCGCGCCGGCGCTCGCGGCCGGCTGCGCGGTCGTGCTGAAGCCGTCCGAACTCACGTCGCCGACCGAGCACGCGCTGCTCGAGATCGTCGAGCAAGCCGGCGTGCCGGCCGGCGTCGTCAACGTCGTGAACGGCGGCGCCGAGGTCGGCGCGGCGCTGACCGCGCATCCGCTGATCGACAAGATTTCGTTTACCGGCAGCACGGCGGCCGGCCGCAAGGTCATGCAGGCCGCCGCCGTCGACATGAAGCGCGTGACGCTAGAACTCGGCGGCAAGTCGTCGCTGATCGTGCGCGACGACGCCGATCTCGACGTCGCGGTATCGCTCGCGGTCGCGGGCGCGTTCACGAACGCGGGCCAGATGTGCTCGGCCACCGCGCGCATCCTCGTGCACGACAGCGTGTATCGCAGCTTCATGGCCGCGTTCGAGACGGCCGTGCGTGCGCTCGTCGTGGCGCCGCCCGCTGCGGAACAGGTCGCGATGGGGCCGCTGATCTCGGCCGCGCAGCGTACGCGCGTCGAAGCGATGCTCCAGCAGGGCATCGATGCGGGCGCACGCGTCGCCTTCAGCGGCCGGGTGACGGATGCCTGCGGTGCCGGCTTTTTCATGGCACCTGTCGTGATCGCCGAGCCGGCGGCCGACAACCCGCTGTGGACCGACGAAGTGTTCGGCCCCGTCGCGTGCGTGAAGTCGTTCCGCACCGACGACGAAGCCATCGCGCTCGCGAACGACACACGCTACGGGCTCGTCGCGACCGTCGTGACGCGCGATGCGGGTATCGCGAAGCAATTCCAGCAGCACGTGCGCGCGGGGCTCGTGTGGATCAATGCACCGCAGCTCATCTATCCGCACGTGTGCTGGGGCGGGTTCGGGCTCAGCGGGATCGGCCGCGAACTCGGCGTCACGGGGCTGCGCAGCTATCAGGAACTGCGCCACGCAATGCGCGCGATCGACTGA
- a CDS encoding patatin-like phospholipase family protein, whose protein sequence is MTPDPTPSTAFVFAGGGSLGAIEVGMLRELVASGERPDCVVGASAGAINAAYFAGRPDADGVAMLAALWCRIRRQDVMPFSMRSIVAMLLRNRAHLVEADALRLLLEQNLPYRRIEQAVLPLHIVATDVLSGREVVLSAGPVVDAVQASAAIPGVFPSVSIGGVELVDGGVANNTPISVAIALGVKRIVVLPAGFACALRAPPRSAIAHATHALTLVIARQLVRDLELYAARAQIHVVPPLCPLDVSSYDYSQCAQLINKAAERTRAWIDAGGLAQCEIPGPLREHDHAAALSH, encoded by the coding sequence GTGACTCCCGATCCCACTCCCTCGACCGCCTTCGTGTTCGCCGGCGGCGGCAGCCTTGGCGCGATCGAGGTCGGCATGCTCCGCGAACTGGTCGCCAGCGGCGAACGGCCCGATTGCGTCGTCGGCGCGTCGGCGGGCGCGATCAATGCCGCCTATTTCGCCGGCCGGCCGGACGCGGACGGCGTCGCGATGCTCGCCGCGCTGTGGTGCAGGATCCGCCGCCAGGACGTCATGCCGTTCTCGATGCGCAGCATCGTCGCGATGCTGCTGCGCAACCGTGCGCATCTGGTCGAGGCCGATGCGCTGCGCCTGCTGCTGGAACAGAACCTGCCGTACCGTCGGATCGAGCAGGCCGTGCTACCGCTCCATATCGTCGCGACCGACGTGCTGAGCGGCCGGGAAGTCGTGCTGTCCGCCGGCCCGGTCGTGGATGCCGTGCAGGCCAGCGCGGCCATTCCCGGCGTGTTTCCGTCGGTCAGCATCGGCGGCGTGGAACTCGTCGACGGCGGCGTCGCGAACAATACGCCGATCTCCGTGGCGATCGCGCTCGGCGTCAAGCGGATCGTCGTGCTGCCGGCCGGGTTCGCCTGTGCGTTGCGCGCACCGCCGCGCAGCGCGATCGCGCATGCGACGCACGCGCTGACGCTCGTGATCGCGCGGCAACTGGTGCGCGACCTGGAGTTGTACGCGGCGCGCGCGCAAATCCACGTCGTGCCGCCGCTCTGTCCGCTCGACGTGTCGTCATACGATTACTCGCAGTGTGCGCAATTGATCAACAAGGCCGCGGAACGCACACGCGCGTGGATCGATGCGGGCGGGCTCGCGCAGTGCGAGATTCCCGGCCCGCTGCGCGAGCACGATCACGCCGCGGCGCTGTCGCATTGA
- the motA gene encoding flagellar motor stator protein MotA, producing the protein MFVAIGWIVVIGSVIGSFIGVGGHLPALLQPFELLCIFGAALGAFVVSNPVTTLKKTIKSLPTCFKGGGYTKQQYVELIALLYELLQKARKDGMMALEADVDAPEQSPLFQKYSHVLEDHHLLDFIVDYLRMMSSGNVNVLEMQDLMDEELHTHHAEASVAANAIQKMADGLPAFGIVAAVMGVVHTMGSVGAPPAVLGKMIAGALVGTFLGILLAYGFVGPLADLLNAKGRAAAKPFQCVKAVLLASMSGYAPSVAVEFGRKVLFTADRPSFKELDDAVRATKSPKAA; encoded by the coding sequence ATGTTTGTAGCCATCGGGTGGATCGTCGTGATCGGATCGGTCATCGGCAGCTTTATCGGCGTGGGCGGCCATTTGCCGGCCTTGCTGCAACCGTTCGAGCTGCTGTGCATTTTCGGCGCCGCGCTGGGTGCGTTCGTCGTCAGCAATCCGGTCACGACGCTGAAGAAGACCATCAAGAGCCTGCCGACCTGCTTCAAGGGCGGCGGCTATACGAAGCAGCAATACGTCGAACTGATCGCGCTGCTGTACGAACTGCTGCAGAAGGCGCGCAAGGACGGCATGATGGCGCTCGAGGCCGACGTCGATGCACCCGAGCAAAGCCCGCTGTTCCAGAAGTATTCGCATGTGCTCGAAGACCATCACCTGCTCGACTTCATCGTCGATTACCTGCGGATGATGTCGAGCGGCAACGTGAACGTGCTGGAGATGCAGGACCTGATGGATGAGGAACTGCACACGCACCATGCGGAAGCGTCGGTCGCGGCCAATGCGATCCAGAAGATGGCCGACGGCCTGCCAGCGTTCGGCATCGTCGCCGCGGTGATGGGCGTCGTGCACACGATGGGCTCCGTCGGCGCGCCGCCCGCCGTGCTCGGCAAGATGATCGCCGGCGCGCTCGTCGGCACGTTCCTCGGCATCCTGCTCGCCTATGGCTTCGTCGGGCCGCTCGCGGATCTGCTCAACGCGAAGGGCCGCGCCGCGGCCAAACCGTTCCAGTGCGTGAAGGCCGTGCTGCTCGCGTCGATGAGCGGCTACGCGCCTTCGGTGGCGGTGGAGTTCGGCCGCAAGGTGCTGTTCACCGCCGATCGCCCGAGCTTCAAGGAACTCGACGACGCCGTCCGCGCGACGAAGTCGCCCAAGGCTGCGTAA
- the motB gene encoding flagellar motor protein MotB — translation MADHRSSSSKPSASAPLVVVRRKKGEDHDAHHGGAWKIAYADFVTAMMAFFLLMWLLGSVSKYDKQGIEDYFNTPLSTLLSGGKDAQAPRPSVVQGGGRDLSDPAPAINAQAQPVPASSPAALVSIVDTQKLERLKAKLTAAIAQSPSLRAYQDQIRIAITHEGLRIEIVDSLKRPMFASGSSQPESYATAILTQVGAALDDVENRVSIAGHTDSTPYPDGPNGYSNWELSSDRANAARRALVAGGLREAKLLQVRGLADVLPLDRNVADEPTNRRISILVMNNAAEQAFFRDGGRTTVDETPGIRPAVPPVTLERQHPATIN, via the coding sequence ATGGCCGACCATCGCTCCAGTTCGTCGAAACCGTCCGCATCGGCACCGCTCGTCGTCGTGCGCCGCAAGAAAGGTGAGGACCACGACGCCCACCATGGCGGCGCATGGAAAATCGCCTACGCCGATTTCGTCACGGCGATGATGGCGTTCTTCCTGCTGATGTGGCTGCTCGGCTCGGTTTCCAAGTACGACAAGCAGGGGATCGAGGATTACTTCAACACGCCGCTGTCGACGCTCCTGTCCGGCGGGAAAGACGCACAGGCGCCGCGCCCGAGCGTCGTGCAAGGCGGCGGCCGCGACCTGTCGGACCCGGCGCCGGCAATCAACGCGCAAGCGCAACCGGTGCCGGCCAGCTCACCCGCGGCGCTCGTGAGCATCGTCGATACGCAAAAGCTCGAACGCCTGAAGGCAAAGCTGACCGCGGCGATCGCACAGAGTCCGTCGTTGCGCGCCTACCAGGACCAGATCCGGATCGCGATCACCCACGAGGGCCTGCGCATCGAGATCGTCGATTCGCTCAAGCGCCCGATGTTTGCATCAGGCAGTTCGCAACCGGAAAGCTATGCGACCGCGATTCTCACGCAGGTCGGCGCGGCGCTCGACGATGTCGAAAACCGCGTGTCGATCGCCGGGCATACCGATTCGACACCGTATCCCGACGGCCCGAACGGCTATTCGAACTGGGAGCTGTCCAGCGATCGCGCGAACGCCGCGCGGCGCGCGCTGGTCGCCGGCGGGTTGCGGGAAGCGAAGCTGCTGCAGGTGCGCGGGCTCGCGGATGTGCTGCCGCTCGACCGGAACGTGGCGGACGAGCCGACCAATCGCCGCATCAGCATCCTCGTCATGAACAATGCCGCCGAGCAGGCGTTCTTTCGCGACGGTGGGCGCACGACCGTCGACGAGACACCCGGCATCCGGCCGGCCGTCCCGCCGGTGACGCTCGAGCGGCAGCACCCGGCAACGATCAACTGA
- a CDS encoding DUF2325 domain-containing protein, whose product MHAPPFRLARTADLSSSGGHPSAATGTRIDACCAPSRAQQVELKRRARLSELDANLHCSIIGTCLTTHELRKLVPKFTDLDRQRATDLEIHHAAVELAIDGTAGAKALHKALDERYAGAIRAFDQAKDADELLARWQEALKSGDIPPAYWALMTHPRTTMGVRQAAFGDLHMLSHLVGAANRADIRRLVALEEENAELHAKVERQQARLHEMSTQRDAALQERDALHARHNAQPLAAESVLRDEVHELREALAARDERLALHTSRREAAEQRIAAEQASARAMRARLDDLMAMVKTLRAEASAIEQAVQASADDPVDQAANSLSMLQGTRVVYVGGRPGSNRAIRRIVEASGGEVTLHDGGIEDRKGLLAAALPGAQMVVFPVDCIDHDSMNLLKRICERHHIAYYPLRTASVASFVELIGRLDAQARDVIVPDGAASDPSRFCLRHG is encoded by the coding sequence ATGCACGCTCCGCCCTTTCGCCTTGCCCGCACGGCGGATCTCTCGTCGTCGGGCGGCCATCCGTCCGCGGCCACCGGCACGCGGATCGACGCGTGCTGCGCACCGTCCCGCGCGCAACAGGTCGAGCTGAAACGCCGCGCGCGCCTGTCCGAACTCGATGCGAACCTGCACTGCTCGATCATCGGCACCTGCCTGACCACGCACGAACTGCGCAAGCTCGTGCCGAAGTTCACCGACCTCGACCGGCAGCGTGCGACCGACCTCGAAATCCATCACGCGGCCGTCGAGCTCGCGATCGACGGCACGGCCGGCGCGAAGGCGTTGCACAAGGCGCTCGACGAACGCTATGCGGGCGCGATACGCGCGTTCGACCAGGCAAAGGACGCGGATGAACTGCTCGCGCGCTGGCAGGAAGCGCTCAAGAGCGGCGACATTCCGCCCGCGTACTGGGCGCTGATGACGCATCCGCGCACGACGATGGGCGTGCGCCAGGCCGCATTCGGCGACCTGCACATGCTGTCGCACCTGGTCGGCGCGGCCAATCGCGCCGATATCCGGCGGCTGGTCGCGCTGGAGGAAGAGAATGCGGAACTGCACGCGAAGGTCGAACGGCAGCAGGCGCGCCTGCACGAGATGAGCACGCAGCGCGACGCGGCGCTACAGGAACGGGATGCGCTGCATGCGCGCCACAACGCGCAGCCGCTGGCCGCCGAAAGCGTGTTGCGCGACGAAGTGCATGAACTGCGCGAGGCGCTGGCCGCGCGCGACGAACGGCTCGCGCTGCACACGAGCCGCCGCGAAGCCGCCGAGCAGCGGATCGCCGCGGAACAGGCGAGCGCCCGTGCGATGCGCGCACGGCTCGACGACCTGATGGCGATGGTGAAGACACTACGCGCCGAAGCGAGCGCAATCGAACAGGCCGTGCAGGCGTCGGCCGACGATCCGGTCGACCAGGCGGCGAATTCGCTGTCGATGCTGCAGGGCACGCGCGTTGTCTACGTCGGCGGGCGGCCCGGGTCGAACCGGGCGATCCGGCGGATCGTCGAGGCGTCAGGCGGCGAAGTGACGCTGCACGACGGTGGCATCGAGGATCGCAAGGGCCTGCTGGCCGCTGCGCTGCCGGGCGCGCAGATGGTTGTGTTCCCGGTCGACTGCATCGATCACGATTCGATGAACCTGCTCAAGCGCATCTGCGAACGCCACCACATCGCGTACTACCCGCTGCGGACCGCCAGTGTCGCGAGCTTCGTCGAACTGATCGGGCGGCTCGATGCGCAGGCGCGCGATGTCATCGTGCCGGATGGCGCCGCGAGCGACCCGTCACGCTTCTGCCTGCGGCACGGGTAG
- a CDS encoding winged helix-turn-helix domain-containing protein, translating into MRIQQADTIALGPGKVALLEAVREHGSISAAARSLKMSYRRAWLLMDELNRSLKSPATVSEHGGQSGGGSVLTPVGEEIIRLYRGIEERAYAACADEIAALTKMVRR; encoded by the coding sequence ATGCGTATCCAGCAGGCCGACACGATCGCGCTCGGCCCGGGCAAGGTCGCGCTGCTCGAAGCGGTGCGCGAGCACGGTTCGATTTCGGCCGCGGCGCGCAGCCTGAAGATGTCGTACCGGCGCGCGTGGCTGCTGATGGACGAACTGAACCGGTCGCTGAAATCGCCTGCGACGGTGTCCGAGCATGGCGGGCAGAGCGGCGGCGGTAGCGTGCTGACGCCGGTTGGCGAGGAGATCATCCGTCTTTATCGCGGGATCGAGGAGCGCGCGTACGCAGCTTGCGCCGACGAAATCGCCGCGCTCACGAAAATGGTGCGTCGCTGA